The uncultured Bacteroides sp. genome has a segment encoding these proteins:
- a CDS encoding TonB-dependent receptor, producing MENKKQVKQRSLLGLFPRLLLVVLFSAIASFAFAQNKTITGSVVDAKGEPIIGASVLVKGTSNGTITDLDGNFSLRNVSNNSTLQVSYIGYVAQTVSVAGKASVKVILEENSQVLEEVVVVGYGVQKKTDVTGAMARIGDKELKAMPVKDAFQAMQGKVAGVDITSNQRPGETGNIKIRGVRSLSVDNDPLCVVDGMVIQSGGIDNINPSDIESIDILKDASATAIYGSRGANGVILVTTKHGKDGRVTLNYSGSVTMEKMYDVTEYMNAAEWLDYARLAKYNIGTYASATPSYAADLAAWGSVGASFANIAKGWTNNNTVYDSSKVGNYDWSKYGKQTGLSTEHTLSVSGGTEKFQGYGSFGYLRQEGTQPGELYQRYTAKTSFDASPLKWFKMGTSMNLSWGDQDYGYSFAKSVTGAGDLYSALKGMLPWTVPYDENGDYIRNPANGDVNIINPINELSYTVNNRQTLRATGSFYAQMDLGEIWNPLKGLKVRTQFGPEFKYYRTGTFYDKRGINGDGNNTASYNNYQTRAWTLDNLIYYDRTFAKDHKIGLTLMQSSSASHDENGTMKALGVATASELWYNLSSVSSLNSFDTGLTESQMESYMMRANYGFKDKYLLTASIRWDGASRLADGNKWSSFPSLALGWRIDQESFMKDIKWVDALKLRLGMGTTGNSSVPPYGTKGGVSTLYYNWGATASTIGYVASDPSQASPSKMANPKLGWERTTQYNLGLDYGLLKGRINGNIDVYKTKTNDLLMAMSIPSLTGYTSTYANVGKTEGWGIDLQLNTVNIKTRDFTWTTNLTWSKDKSKITELANGNQKNIGSAWFVGQEIGVFYDYVYDGIWKTSEATEAAKYGRKPGQIKVKDLNIDGKIDANNDMKIVGSVRPSWSGGITNTFNYKNLEFSFFIYTRWGSTFKGGAVTLDGRFMQRKVDYWVAGTNENAKYYSPGSTKSESADTYNSSMNYQDGSFIKVRNVNLGYNFTQKQLKKIGFSSLKVYAQCMNPFMIYKKCDFLDTDLSSYDNNTVTTGSATTTRGLVFGVNVGF from the coding sequence ATGGAAAACAAAAAGCAAGTTAAACAGCGGAGTCTTTTGGGCCTGTTCCCAAGGCTTTTGTTAGTAGTTTTATTTTCTGCGATAGCTTCATTTGCATTTGCACAGAACAAAACAATCACAGGTTCTGTAGTTGATGCAAAAGGTGAACCAATCATTGGTGCCAGTGTTCTGGTTAAAGGAACATCGAACGGTACTATAACTGATCTCGATGGTAACTTCTCTCTTAGAAATGTTTCAAACAATTCAACTTTGCAAGTAAGTTACATTGGCTATGTTGCTCAAACAGTTTCTGTTGCAGGTAAAGCTAGTGTTAAAGTAATATTGGAGGAAAATTCTCAGGTATTGGAGGAAGTTGTAGTTGTTGGTTATGGTGTTCAAAAGAAGACTGACGTAACAGGTGCAATGGCACGTATTGGTGACAAAGAATTGAAGGCAATGCCAGTTAAGGATGCTTTTCAAGCGATGCAAGGTAAGGTTGCCGGTGTAGATATTACTTCAAATCAACGTCCGGGTGAAACAGGAAACATTAAGATTCGTGGCGTTCGTTCTTTAAGTGTAGACAATGATCCGTTATGTGTTGTTGATGGAATGGTTATTCAGAGTGGTGGTATTGATAATATTAATCCGAGTGACATCGAGTCAATAGATATTTTGAAAGATGCTTCTGCTACTGCTATTTATGGTTCTCGTGGTGCCAATGGTGTGATTCTGGTAACAACAAAACACGGTAAAGATGGTAGGGTTACTTTAAATTATTCTGGTTCAGTAACGATGGAAAAAATGTATGATGTTACTGAATATATGAATGCTGCTGAATGGCTGGATTATGCTCGTTTGGCAAAATACAATATAGGCACTTACGCATCAGCTACTCCTTCTTATGCTGCTGACTTGGCTGCATGGGGTTCTGTAGGAGCTTCTTTCGCAAATATTGCTAAAGGTTGGACAAACAACAATACTGTGTATGACAGTAGTAAAGTGGGTAATTATGACTGGAGCAAATACGGTAAACAGACTGGTCTTTCAACAGAACATACATTGAGCGTATCAGGTGGTACTGAAAAATTCCAGGGTTATGGTTCATTTGGTTATTTACGTCAGGAAGGCACACAACCTGGTGAGTTATACCAACGTTACACTGCAAAGACAAGCTTTGATGCTTCTCCGTTAAAGTGGTTCAAAATGGGAACATCAATGAATCTTTCCTGGGGTGATCAGGATTATGGTTATAGCTTTGCAAAATCAGTGACAGGTGCTGGTGATTTATATTCTGCTTTGAAAGGTATGCTTCCATGGACAGTCCCTTATGATGAGAACGGTGATTATATTCGTAATCCGGCAAATGGTGACGTTAATATTATTAACCCTATTAACGAACTTAGCTATACAGTAAATAATCGTCAGACACTTCGTGCAACAGGAAGTTTCTATGCACAGATGGATCTTGGAGAGATCTGGAATCCTCTGAAAGGTTTAAAAGTTCGTACTCAGTTTGGTCCTGAATTCAAATATTACCGTACAGGTACTTTCTATGATAAAAGAGGTATCAATGGTGATGGTAATAATACAGCTTCTTATAATAATTATCAGACACGCGCATGGACATTGGATAATTTGATATATTATGATCGCACTTTTGCTAAGGACCACAAAATAGGTTTGACTTTGATGCAGTCATCATCTGCAAGTCATGATGAAAATGGTACAATGAAAGCTCTCGGCGTTGCTACTGCTTCAGAGTTATGGTACAATTTGTCTTCAGTTAGTTCTTTAAATTCATTTGATACAGGGTTGACCGAATCTCAGATGGAATCATATATGATGCGTGCCAATTATGGTTTTAAAGATAAGTATTTATTAACTGCTTCAATTCGTTGGGATGGTGCTTCTCGACTAGCTGATGGTAACAAATGGTCTAGTTTCCCTTCGTTAGCTTTAGGTTGGCGTATTGATCAGGAAAGTTTTATGAAAGACATAAAATGGGTCGATGCATTAAAACTTCGTTTAGGTATGGGTACAACAGGTAACTCTTCAGTACCACCTTATGGAACTAAAGGTGGTGTCTCTACCTTGTATTATAATTGGGGAGCGACTGCATCTACAATAGGTTATGTTGCATCTGATCCTTCACAGGCATCTCCGTCAAAAATGGCAAATCCTAAATTGGGTTGGGAGAGAACTACACAGTATAACCTAGGTTTGGATTACGGATTGTTAAAGGGACGTATCAATGGTAATATTGATGTTTATAAAACCAAAACAAACGATTTGTTAATGGCAATGTCTATACCTTCATTGACTGGTTATACATCTACTTATGCTAATGTTGGTAAAACTGAAGGTTGGGGTATTGATTTGCAACTTAATACTGTAAATATCAAAACCCGTGATTTTACATGGACTACTAATTTAACATGGTCAAAAGATAAGAGCAAGATTACAGAACTAGCTAATGGAAATCAAAAAAATATAGGTAGCGCATGGTTTGTAGGTCAGGAAATAGGTGTTTTCTATGACTATGTTTATGATGGAATCTGGAAAACTTCCGAAGCTACTGAAGCTGCTAAGTATGGTCGTAAACCAGGACAAATCAAAGTGAAGGATTTAAATATTGATGGAAAGATAGATGCCAATAACGATATGAAAATTGTAGGTTCTGTACGTCCATCCTGGTCTGGAGGTATTACCAATACATTCAATTACAAGAATCTTGAGTTCTCATTCTTTATCTATACTCGTTGGGGATCTACATTCAAGGGTGGTGCAGTAACCTTAGACGGCCGTTTTATGCAACGTAAGGTTGATTACTGGGTAGCTGGTACAAATGAGAATGCAAAATACTATTCTCCAGGTTCAACTAAAAGTGAATCAGCTGATACTTATAACTCTTCTATGAATTACCAGGATGGTTCATTCATTAAAGTACGTAATGTTAATCTTGGATATAACTTTACTCAAAAGCAGTTGAAGAAAATAGGCTTTAGTTCTTTGAAGGTTTATGCTCAGTGTATGAATCCATTCATGATTTACAAAAAATGTGACTTTTTGGATACAGACCTTTCCAGCTATGATAACAACACTGTAACTACAGGTTCTGCAACTACTACAAGAGGTCTTGTGTTTGGTGTTAATGTTGGATTCTAA
- a CDS encoding RagB/SusD family nutrient uptake outer membrane protein — translation MKINKLLLAAVMVGTVGASITSCSSDFLDENLTTQYSSDRFKTQDGLDELVTGTYQKLKFKFNYIWGIEMYNLGVDEFTDANNPVPSFNCYSADLNSAETGANAPLWDNMYGGIESANTLIQNIPLYYNKTNTNYNTRLGESYFLRAYFYLQLVSQYGGVPLKLQPSTKVETYFTRASEQDCFAQIISDLDQAYSLLPTKAAQTGRITKWAAAHFLAKAHLTRASELYSSWNSSTTAADLDAVIKYGQEVVAAQPLCDNYVNLWDFTKANSANETVSEVVLAAQFSDDQTTWGRYGNQMHLYYPSVYQDIAGTKRDISGDREFSYARATNYSMDVFDRVNDSRFWKSFTTCYGCNYTKDAPTWSAANALLGPTGTVAGTKRFIGGQLAIKYIVNDAGDARYAQVANDPTGVLKNSVMQNTHTFVRYFNSEPQAWVGIHGNEGHSSIPKRSVALSKYRDGYRNAVSSQFGTRDAIIARSAEDALMVAEAYIRQGEAQYPNAIIWINKLRDRAAFKDGEDRSKNVDGGQAYKNNSYCTGLGGGFSADGAIYWDKNTYYESNNDMPATTTSTASAMHINSVNDIYSSKVDSPIYDKLGCTTNTAKMMCFLLNERTRELCGETYRWEDLARTKTLESRWKAFNDGFVRGNTTFNASTHYYRPIPQSFLDNITDQNGVALTAEQKAAMQNPGY, via the coding sequence ATGAAAATAAATAAATTATTATTAGCAGCAGTGATGGTAGGTACAGTAGGTGCGTCCATCACATCTTGTAGCAGTGATTTCTTGGATGAAAATCTGACTACACAGTATAGTAGCGACCGCTTTAAAACTCAGGATGGTCTTGACGAATTGGTTACTGGTACTTATCAGAAATTGAAATTCAAATTTAACTATATCTGGGGAATTGAAATGTATAACTTAGGCGTTGATGAATTTACCGATGCCAATAACCCAGTTCCAAGTTTCAACTGCTACAGTGCTGATTTGAATTCGGCGGAAACAGGAGCTAATGCTCCTCTTTGGGATAATATGTATGGAGGTATAGAATCAGCCAATACATTGATTCAGAATATTCCTCTTTATTATAATAAGACTAACACTAATTATAACACTCGCTTGGGTGAAAGTTATTTTTTACGTGCTTACTTTTATTTACAGTTAGTATCTCAATATGGTGGTGTACCTTTGAAATTACAACCTTCTACAAAAGTTGAAACTTATTTTACCCGAGCTTCTGAGCAAGATTGTTTCGCGCAGATTATTTCAGATTTAGACCAAGCATATAGTTTGTTGCCAACTAAAGCAGCTCAGACTGGTCGTATAACTAAATGGGCGGCAGCTCACTTTTTGGCCAAAGCTCACTTGACACGTGCTAGTGAATTGTACTCATCTTGGAATTCATCAACAACGGCTGCAGATTTAGATGCTGTTATCAAATACGGACAGGAAGTGGTTGCTGCTCAGCCATTGTGTGACAACTATGTTAATCTATGGGATTTCACAAAGGCTAATAGTGCTAATGAAACAGTATCAGAAGTAGTTTTGGCTGCTCAGTTCTCTGACGACCAAACTACCTGGGGACGTTATGGTAACCAAATGCACTTGTATTATCCTTCTGTTTATCAGGATATCGCAGGAACTAAACGTGATATTTCAGGTGACCGTGAGTTCTCGTATGCTCGTGCCACCAATTATTCAATGGATGTATTTGATCGTGTAAACGACTCTCGTTTCTGGAAATCTTTCACTACTTGCTATGGTTGTAACTATACGAAAGATGCTCCTACCTGGTCGGCTGCAAATGCTCTACTAGGACCTACAGGTACTGTCGCTGGTACTAAACGTTTTATTGGTGGTCAGTTGGCTATCAAATATATTGTGAATGATGCCGGTGATGCTCGTTATGCACAAGTTGCAAATGATCCTACAGGTGTTTTGAAAAATAGTGTTATGCAGAATACTCATACTTTTGTACGTTACTTTAATAGCGAACCGCAAGCATGGGTAGGTATACATGGAAATGAAGGCCATTCTAGCATACCAAAACGTTCCGTTGCTTTATCTAAGTATCGTGATGGTTATCGTAATGCTGTTTCTTCCCAGTTTGGTACACGTGATGCTATTATAGCTCGTTCTGCTGAAGATGCTTTGATGGTAGCTGAAGCTTATATCCGTCAGGGAGAAGCTCAATATCCCAATGCAATTATATGGATAAATAAATTGCGCGATCGTGCAGCTTTCAAGGATGGTGAAGATCGTTCTAAAAACGTAGATGGAGGTCAGGCTTATAAAAACAATTCTTATTGTACAGGCCTTGGTGGAGGTTTCTCTGCTGATGGAGCTATCTATTGGGATAAGAATACATATTATGAATCTAATAATGATATGCCAGCGACTACAACTTCTACTGCATCTGCTATGCATATCAACTCTGTAAATGATATTTATAGCTCAAAGGTTGATTCTCCTATTTACGATAAACTAGGTTGTACAACAAATACTGCAAAGATGATGTGTTTCTTACTGAATGAACGTACTCGTGAACTTTGTGGTGAAACATATCGTTGGGAAGATTTGGCAAGAACAAAAACTCTTGAATCTCGTTGGAAAGCATTCAATGATGGTTTTGTTAGAGGTAATACTACATTTAATGCTTCTACTCACTATTATCGTCCTATTCCGCAATCATTCTTGGATAACATTACCGATCAAAATGGTGTAGCTTTAACTGCTGAACAGAAGGCTGCAATGCAGAATCCAGGATATTAA
- a CDS encoding rhamnogalacturonan lyase: MKHVIVTLFFLFSLGAFAQPNYNYSTLTREKLGRGVVAIRENSKEVYISWRYLSSDPMNVGFNVYRNGTKLTMKPIVKGTFFKDSDVDSRKMVYTVKPVILGKEQETLAGSYTLPAGAPIGYINIPLDKPTDGVTPAGDKYSYSPNDASIGDVDGDGEYEIILKWDPSNAHDNAHNGYTGNVYFDCYRLNGEKLWRIDMGHNIRAGAHYTQFMVFDLDGDNKAEVVMKTSDGTVDGTGKVIGNPAADYRAETGRILTGSEYLTVFNGKTGAAMQTIDYIPQRGNLMNWGDDHANRSDRYLACVAYLDGVHPSVVMCRGYYTRTVLAAFDWNGKQLTNRWTFDSNTPGNEGYAGQGNHNLRVGDVDGDGCDEIIYGACAIDNNGKGLYTTGMGHGDALHMTAFDPSTKGLQVWDCHENKKDGSSFRDARTGKVLFQVRSNTDVGRAMAADIDPKNPGVEMWSLESGGIRNIKGEVINPDIKTLPVNSAVWWDGDLLRELLDKVTVSKYNWKTGKCQPIFKAEGCNWNNGTKSTPSLQGDIIGDWREEVLLRSADNSALHLYVSTIPTQYRFHTFLEDPVYRISIATQNVAYNQPTQPGFYFGPDLKGVFRGYDFSSEKK, encoded by the coding sequence ATGAAACATGTTATAGTAACACTATTCTTTTTATTTTCTCTTGGAGCATTTGCTCAGCCCAATTATAATTATTCGACATTGACGCGAGAAAAGCTTGGACGTGGAGTGGTAGCAATTCGTGAAAATTCTAAGGAGGTATATATATCCTGGAGATATCTTTCTTCTGATCCGATGAATGTTGGTTTTAATGTTTATCGCAATGGAACCAAACTTACGATGAAGCCTATTGTTAAAGGTACATTCTTTAAAGATTCTGATGTAGACTCCCGGAAGATGGTTTATACTGTAAAGCCTGTTATTCTAGGGAAAGAGCAAGAAACTCTGGCTGGTTCATATACTCTTCCTGCCGGAGCACCGATAGGATATATAAATATTCCTCTTGATAAACCTACTGATGGGGTAACTCCTGCTGGTGATAAATATAGCTATTCTCCTAATGATGCAAGTATAGGAGATGTTGATGGTGATGGTGAATATGAAATTATTCTGAAATGGGATCCTTCCAATGCTCATGATAATGCTCATAATGGATATACAGGCAATGTTTACTTTGATTGTTACCGTCTGAACGGAGAGAAACTCTGGAGAATTGATATGGGGCATAACATTCGTGCCGGAGCTCATTATACTCAATTCATGGTTTTTGATCTGGATGGAGATAACAAGGCGGAAGTAGTGATGAAAACATCCGACGGAACGGTTGATGGTACAGGCAAAGTTATTGGAAATCCCGCAGCCGATTACCGGGCTGAAACCGGACGTATTCTCACAGGATCTGAATATCTCACCGTTTTTAATGGAAAAACAGGAGCTGCAATGCAAACAATAGATTATATACCTCAGCGGGGTAATCTGATGAATTGGGGAGATGATCATGCAAATCGTTCTGATCGCTACCTGGCTTGTGTTGCATATCTGGATGGAGTGCATCCCAGTGTGGTGATGTGTCGCGGATATTACACTCGTACTGTACTTGCAGCTTTTGATTGGAATGGAAAGCAATTAACTAACCGTTGGACATTTGATTCCAACACTCCAGGTAATGAAGGTTATGCCGGACAAGGTAATCATAATCTTCGTGTGGGTGATGTGGATGGTGATGGATGTGACGAGATAATCTATGGAGCATGCGCAATTGATAATAATGGAAAGGGACTTTATACTACAGGAATGGGGCATGGTGATGCTTTGCATATGACAGCTTTTGATCCTTCTACTAAAGGGCTTCAGGTGTGGGACTGTCACGAGAATAAAAAAGACGGTTCTTCATTCCGTGATGCTCGTACCGGAAAAGTCCTTTTTCAGGTAAGGAGTAATACTGATGTGGGGCGTGCGATGGCTGCTGATATTGATCCTAAAAATCCGGGAGTGGAAATGTGGTCATTGGAAAGCGGTGGAATTCGTAATATTAAAGGTGAGGTTATTAACCCTGATATCAAAACACTTCCTGTAAACTCTGCAGTATGGTGGGATGGTGATCTTTTGCGTGAACTTCTTGATAAGGTAACGGTTAGCAAATATAACTGGAAAACAGGTAAATGTCAGCCAATCTTTAAAGCAGAAGGATGTAATTGGAATAATGGAACTAAAAGTACACCTTCTTTGCAGGGAGATATCATTGGCGACTGGCGGGAAGAGGTTCTGCTGCGTTCAGCTGATAATTCCGCTTTGCACTTGTATGTCTCAACAATTCCTACCCAATATCGTTTTCATACGTTTTTGGAAGATCCTGTTTATCGTATAAGTATTGCAACACAGAATGTGGCTTACAATCAGCCCACACAACCAGGATTTTATTTTGGTCCCGATCTGAAAGGTGTATTCCGCGGATATGATTTCAGCTCTGAGAAAAAATAG